Proteins found in one Oncorhynchus mykiss isolate Arlee chromosome 17, USDA_OmykA_1.1, whole genome shotgun sequence genomic segment:
- the LOC118940463 gene encoding histone H2B — translation MPEPAKSAPKKGSKKAVTKTAGKGGKKRRKSRKESYAIYVYKVLKQVHPDTGISSKAMGIMNSFVNDIFERIAGESSRLAHYNKRSTITSREIQTAVRLLLPGELAKHAVSEGTKAVTKYTSSK, via the coding sequence ATGCCCGAGCCAGCAAAGTCCGCGCCCAAGAAGGGCTCCAAGAAAGCCGTCACCAAGACCGCAGGGAAAGGCGGCAAGAAACGCCGAAAGTCGAGGAAGGAGAGCTACGCCATTTACGTGTACAAAGTCCTGAAGCAGGTCCACCCCGATACCGGCATCTCCTCCAAGGCCATGGGAATCATGAACTCGTTCGTGAACGACATCTTCGAGCGTATCGCCGGAGAGTCGTCTCGCCTGGCCCACTACAACAAGCGTTCCACCATCACCTCCAGGGAGATCCAGACCGCAGTGCGCCTGCTGCTCCCCGGAGAGCTGGCCAAGCACGCAGTGTCCGAGGGCACCAAGGCCGTGACCAAGTACACCAGCTCCAAGTAA
- the LOC118940461 gene encoding histone H1-like has product MAEVAPAPAAAAPAKAPKKKAAAKPKKAGPSVGELIVKAVSASKERSGVSLAALKKSLAAGGYDVEKNNSRVKIAVKSLVTKGTLVQTKGTGASGSFKINKKAVEAKKPAKKAAAPKAKKVAAKKPAAAKKPKKVAAKKAVAAKKSPKKAKKPATPKKAAKSPKKVKKPAAAAKKAAKSPKKATKAAKPKAAKPKAAKAKKAAPKKK; this is encoded by the coding sequence ATGGCAGAAGTCGCACCAGCACCCGCCGCCGCCGCGCCGGCCAAGGCACCCAAGAAGAAGGCAGCAGCCAAGCCCAAGAAAGCGGGACCCAGCGTAGGCGAGCTCATCGTCAAGGCGGTGTCCGCCTCCAAGGAGAGGAGCGGCGTGTCCCTGGCCGCGCTCAAGAAGTCTCTGGCGGCAGGCGGCTACGACGTGGAGAAGAACAACTCCCGTGTCAAGATCGCCGTCAAGAGCCTCGTCACCAAGGGCACCCTGGTCCAGACTAAGGGCACCGGTGCTTCCGGCTCCTTCAAGATCAACAAGAAGGCCGTCGAGGCAAAGAAGCCCGCCAAGAAAGCCGCAGCCCCCAAAGCTAAGAAGGTGGCCGCCAAGAAGCCCGCCGCCGCCAAGAAGCCCAAGAAGGTAGCAGCCAAGAAGGCCGTGGCCGCAAAGAAGTCCCCCAAGAAGGCCAAGAAGCCCGCTACACCCAAAAAGGCCGCCAAGAGCCCAAAGAAGGTGAAGAAGCCCGCCGCAGCGGCCAAGAAAGCGGCCAAGAGCCCCAAGAAGGCTACCAAGGCAGCGAAGCCCAAAGCCGCCAAGCCCAAGGCGGCCAAGGCCAAGAAGGCAGCCCCCAAGAAGAAGTAA
- the LOC118940146 gene encoding histone H2A translates to MSGRGKTGGKARAKAKTRSSRAGLQFPVGRVHRLLRKGNYAERVGAGAPVYLAAVLEYLTAEILELAGNAARDNKKTRIIPRHLQLAVRNDEELNKLLGGVTIAQGGVLPNIQAVLLPKKTEKAVKAK, encoded by the coding sequence ATGAGCGGAAGAGGCAAAACCGGAGGCAAGGCCAGGGCGAAGGCAAAGACACGTTCATCCCGTGCCGGGCTCCAGTTCCCCGTGGGCCGTGTGCACAGGCTGCTGCGTAAAGGCAACTACGCCGAGCGTGTGGGCGCTGGCGCACCAGTGTACCTGGCCGCAGTGCTCGAGTACCTGACTGCTGAGATCCTGGAGTTGGCCGGAAACGCTGCCCGTGACAACAAGAAGACTCGTATCATCCCCCGTCACCTGCAGCTGGCAGTCCGTAACGACGAGGAGCTGAACAAACTGCTTGGCGGCGTGACCATCGCGCAGGGTGGTGTTCTGCCCAACATCCAGGCAGTGCTGCTCCCCAAGAAGACTGAGAAGGCCGTCAAAGCCAAGTAA
- the LOC118940462 gene encoding histone H3-like, whose product MSRRRCRLYKLHIGILRLYSDCERRKLASAMARTKQTARKSTGGKAPRKQLATKAARKSAPATGGVKKPHRYRPGTVALREIRRYQKSTELLIRKLPFQRLVREIAQDFKTDLRFQSSAVMALQEASEAYLVGLFEDTNLCAIHAKRVTIMPKDIQLARRIRGERA is encoded by the coding sequence atgagcagaCGCCGCTGCCGGCTTTATAAACTTCACATAGGCATTTTGAGGCTATACTCCGACTGTGAAAGAAGGAAGCTAGCTAGCGCCATGGCCAGAACCAAGCAAACCGCTCGCAAATCCACCGGTGGCAAAGCACCCAGGAAGCAGCTCGCCACCAAGGCTGCGCGCAAGAGCGCCCCGGCCACCGGCGGCGTGAAGAAGCCTCACCGTTACAGGCCCGGCACCGTGGCTCTTAGAGAGATCCGTCGTTACCagaagtccactgagctgctgatccgcaaactgcctttccagcgcctggtgcgagaaattgcccaggactttaagaccgacctgcgcttccagagttccgcagtgatggccctgcaggaggcaagcgaggcttacctggtcggcctgttcgaggacaccaacctgtgcgccatccacgccaagagggtgaccatcatgcccaaggacatccagctggcccgtcgtattcgcggagagcgcgcataa